From Candidatus Cloacimonadota bacterium, one genomic window encodes:
- a CDS encoding choice-of-anchor D domain-containing protein — MDAGGSLYIEAATIGSAGYTNFYPYLGLGNNSVSVAGYSLIESMHGVDNTFLSDLSMQYMYGSNSDYGIDELDAGSASPLMQSQDNKNRVVMYDAGDYRAITSSIFFSSLVDGNDTKNEVMEQYLTFMGGDPSANIWVENTTLDFDVQFAGYPSTEILTVYNTGIETLEITDITVTGDAFSYTGNTTFSVLGGESTNLEIVMNASVTGIYDGEMTIYSNDHDQPELVIDLSGTCVQPPVIGYSPGSFAVTMNQNETLEQTLTISNSGGYELEFTLSLQEIIREVDWLQLNINSGVVDPGTDNEVILTFDSAGLQEGAYEAELIIDHNDPAEDAVIIPINLIVEPLNANNIISNQRTILGSNYPNPFNPTTTIEFAVDSPGSVLTEIKIYNSKGQMIKTLVSDYLANGIHTATWNGKNEKGSEVPSGIYFYKMKSGDYQQTRKMILLK, encoded by the coding sequence ATGGATGCTGGTGGTTCACTTTACATCGAAGCAGCTACAATTGGCTCTGCCGGATACACGAATTTTTATCCTTATTTAGGTTTAGGAAATAATTCTGTTTCGGTAGCTGGCTACAGTTTGATCGAATCAATGCACGGTGTTGATAATACTTTTCTGTCTGATCTTTCCATGCAATACATGTATGGTTCAAATTCCGATTATGGAATTGATGAGCTAGATGCAGGAAGCGCATCTCCACTGATGCAGTCTCAGGATAATAAAAATCGCGTAGTAATGTATGACGCAGGAGATTACAGAGCTATAACATCATCTATTTTCTTCAGCTCTCTGGTGGATGGAAACGATACAAAAAATGAAGTAATGGAACAATATTTAACCTTCATGGGTGGCGATCCATCGGCAAATATCTGGGTGGAAAACACAACTTTGGATTTTGATGTGCAATTTGCCGGATATCCTTCCACTGAAATTTTGACGGTATACAACACTGGCATAGAAACTCTGGAAATAACTGATATTACCGTAACCGGAGATGCTTTCAGCTACACAGGTAATACAACTTTTTCAGTTTTGGGTGGAGAAAGCACGAATCTGGAAATTGTGATGAATGCTTCCGTAACCGGAATTTACGATGGTGAAATGACCATCTACAGTAATGATCACGATCAACCAGAACTTGTCATTGATCTTTCCGGAACTTGCGTTCAACCACCTGTTATCGGTTATTCTCCCGGTAGTTTTGCGGTTACGATGAATCAAAACGAAACATTGGAACAGACACTTACGATTTCTAATAGCGGTGGTTACGAATTGGAATTTACTCTTTCTTTGCAGGAAATTATAAGAGAAGTGGACTGGCTTCAGCTTAACATTAATTCCGGTGTTGTAGATCCTGGAACGGATAATGAAGTGATACTTACTTTTGATAGTGCTGGTCTGCAGGAAGGTGCTTACGAGGCTGAATTGATCATCGATCATAACGATCCTGCTGAAGATGCTGTTATCATTCCAATTAATTTGATCGTAGAACCTTTGAATGCAAATAATATAATTTCCAATCAGAGAACGATCCTGGGAAGCAATTATCCCAATCCTTTCAATCCCACAACAACAATCGAATTCGCAGTTGATTCACCAGGCTCAGTATTAACTGAAATTAAAATTTACAATTCCAAAGGCCAGATGATAAAAACTCTGGTAAGCGATTATCTTGCAAATGGAATTCATACTGCAACCTGGAATGGAAAGAATGAAAAAGGAAGTGAAGTTCCCAGTGGAATTTATTTCTATAAAATGAAGTCGGGAGATTATCAGCAAACCAGGAAAATGATCCTGCTGAAATAG
- a CDS encoding T9SS type A sorting domain-containing protein, protein MRFLFVSAILLIIVPCFAVVEETAEFKDFLYGTTTSCTYDNWLSHISEGIANEDYNLYAPYDNQTDGFGDFLIATDSLLLVWEGIFSLFLAQDFDAAQDSIDNADLPFEVVQFNDIETNQTFYLIRELLNLDYVDDNGTTGTYDDEVGSFDFGWGLYVYNPSASNPIIITVPHPNDDFIVPPMASEAFVKWDAKFLMINGAGREVKWTEQGGYSNSKSLSDPSRIEEHALTRAYQLSCDLIRSEFSMRELSTQIHSYDWDRHDNHPDCQISAGNSSNPNLPIRDLSSLHDDIINQSDHLMWEENSIGTHSAVYLNDYYSVNYNLYDFYFYDDFGRHYPVNDNVDLPGYSGNRQMIYTKDDWNNYDVFEPFFHIEMDELPNAYEENEQQYFWFYGYDANLQQFNYDELFQNTIDYYTPWIDAMTAALQNSLPPDDNEIPATPQDFIISDQYSTFINLEWEPVSCYDFYSYEIMYATEPITPTNYVSHTRDDWYLLADPNYDSYSIFDLELNQEYYFRIRAIDYSGNVSAESSELFILTAPVEIAEQNAYGLDNEAVITWTAEQQVGNQGFNLYQVIDEDLILIDSWQTNPALQGSTIPNQTYEYVLENLENNRFYQFKLGYVNNEGNEYFEPSNISCKTRDIYYLSVKNESETLMDTIWFSMNFYATSNYDDYYDVTKDFSILPEYVFASFYEPDWGANGMHLERNIKNEINMQILFHSWDLRLVSNTVNESYRISLDPTFTGERGNLYLEDPVTGQVRNLQDSDMFVILENEVEKSLILRWGSYNPSANVVIPSYTLFPAGSEMNINWNTYNSNLIEQLELNLVNSETTFPIASHISPSSNNYSWQIPDNITMLDASVELTVYDFAGNPNQAVSYSQTGIVPSNNSLSGPSGWQLVANPWYSDVPFDVEDVFGNESNIYSQIDHYQYEPTSSFEFGKGYWLQSAEDFVFESTLPIATHSISVDLHPEWNLIPNPHLCEYDYYDLRFNLNGYSRTYPYMVILGKIADGVYTFENGAYKRVEKMLPGKSYYIYSYTSQNDELSCNFRPFNHSNPSVAPFDWQIEITASQEYSDNLILGTSNQASVEFDHRFDLPEPPNPPFADNMQLLIDKHGVNTFPYRKLQQEFKPSLNASIADTVSWDFYLKPSNMNSITMEFDLTSLPANCYASINLDGNSWCNLVNNVYIYSFSPSQNRILQGNVEIRNEFTNTPNDVHQISLFSTYPNPFNPKTVISFDLATKSNVKIEVYNIKGQLVKTVLNERLTAGNHRVEWNGADQFNKKAASGIYFIKLKTADHSQMIKTLLLK, encoded by the coding sequence ATGAGATTTTTGTTTGTAAGTGCAATTTTATTGATAATCGTGCCTTGTTTTGCAGTTGTAGAAGAAACTGCTGAATTTAAAGACTTTTTATATGGAACTACTACAAGCTGTACTTACGACAATTGGCTATCGCACATCTCGGAAGGCATTGCCAATGAAGATTATAATCTTTATGCACCCTACGATAATCAAACTGATGGTTTCGGAGATTTCTTAATTGCCACCGATTCTCTTCTTCTGGTTTGGGAAGGTATTTTTTCTCTGTTCCTGGCACAAGATTTTGATGCAGCTCAAGATTCAATCGATAATGCAGATCTTCCATTTGAAGTTGTTCAATTCAACGATATAGAAACAAATCAAACTTTTTATCTGATCCGTGAACTTCTGAATCTGGATTACGTTGATGATAACGGAACGACCGGAACATACGATGATGAGGTTGGTTCATTTGATTTTGGTTGGGGATTGTACGTTTACAATCCATCAGCTTCCAATCCAATAATAATTACTGTTCCACATCCGAATGACGATTTTATCGTTCCGCCAATGGCTTCTGAAGCTTTCGTTAAATGGGATGCAAAATTCCTGATGATAAACGGAGCCGGCAGAGAAGTGAAATGGACAGAACAGGGAGGTTACAGTAATTCCAAATCTCTCAGCGATCCTTCCAGAATTGAAGAACATGCCTTAACCAGAGCTTATCAGCTTTCCTGCGATCTGATCAGATCTGAATTTAGTATGAGGGAATTATCCACCCAAATTCACAGCTACGACTGGGATCGACACGATAATCATCCAGACTGTCAAATTTCAGCCGGCAACAGCAGCAATCCCAATCTGCCAATTCGAGATCTTTCGAGTCTGCATGATGATATCATAAATCAATCTGATCATCTGATGTGGGAAGAAAATTCGATAGGAACTCATTCGGCTGTTTATTTAAATGACTACTACTCAGTAAATTATAATTTGTATGATTTCTATTTTTATGATGATTTTGGACGACATTATCCTGTAAACGACAATGTTGATCTTCCTGGTTATTCGGGAAATCGACAGATGATCTATACAAAAGATGATTGGAATAATTACGACGTTTTTGAACCATTTTTTCATATAGAGATGGATGAACTTCCCAATGCCTACGAAGAAAATGAACAGCAGTATTTCTGGTTTTATGGATATGATGCCAATTTGCAGCAATTCAATTATGATGAACTTTTCCAGAACACGATCGATTATTACACACCCTGGATCGATGCCATGACTGCTGCTTTACAGAATTCCTTACCACCAGATGATAATGAGATTCCTGCTACACCACAAGATTTTATTATATCAGATCAATATTCAACTTTTATTAATTTGGAATGGGAACCCGTTTCCTGCTACGATTTTTATTCATACGAAATTATGTATGCTACCGAGCCGATAACTCCAACAAATTATGTCTCGCATACCAGAGATGATTGGTATTTGCTCGCAGATCCAAATTATGACTCTTATTCTATATTCGATCTGGAACTCAACCAGGAATATTATTTCAGAATTCGGGCAATAGATTATTCTGGAAATGTCTCCGCTGAATCATCTGAATTATTCATTCTTACTGCACCTGTAGAGATTGCTGAACAAAATGCTTATGGCCTGGATAATGAAGCCGTTATTACCTGGACAGCAGAACAGCAGGTTGGAAATCAGGGTTTTAATTTGTATCAAGTTATCGATGAAGATTTAATTTTAATCGACAGCTGGCAGACAAATCCTGCTTTACAGGGCTCCACAATTCCAAACCAGACCTACGAATATGTTTTGGAAAATCTGGAAAATAATCGTTTTTATCAATTTAAACTGGGTTATGTAAATAATGAAGGGAATGAATATTTCGAACCTTCCAACATATCTTGTAAAACTAGAGATATTTATTATTTATCGGTTAAAAATGAATCTGAAACTCTAATGGACACGATCTGGTTTTCGATGAATTTTTATGCGACTTCAAATTATGATGATTACTATGATGTAACTAAAGATTTCAGCATATTACCGGAATATGTTTTCGCCAGCTTTTATGAACCCGATTGGGGTGCTAATGGAATGCATTTGGAAAGAAATATAAAAAATGAGATAAACATGCAGATCCTTTTTCACTCCTGGGATTTGCGGCTTGTTTCCAATACCGTTAATGAAAGTTATCGGATAAGTTTAGATCCAACTTTTACAGGTGAACGTGGTAATCTTTATCTGGAAGATCCTGTAACAGGGCAGGTGAGAAATTTACAAGATAGTGATATGTTCGTCATCCTGGAAAATGAAGTGGAAAAATCGTTGATTCTGCGTTGGGGAAGTTATAATCCATCTGCAAATGTGGTTATCCCATCCTATACACTTTTTCCAGCCGGATCGGAAATGAACATAAACTGGAATACATATAACAGCAATTTGATAGAACAGCTGGAACTTAATCTTGTAAATTCGGAAACTACCTTTCCCATTGCATCGCACATTTCACCTTCTTCCAACAACTACTCCTGGCAAATTCCGGATAATATAACGATGCTTGATGCCTCTGTGGAATTGACAGTTTACGATTTTGCAGGAAATCCCAATCAAGCGGTCAGTTATTCTCAAACCGGCATTGTGCCCAGCAATAACTCACTTTCAGGACCGAGCGGCTGGCAGTTAGTTGCCAATCCCTGGTATTCTGATGTTCCTTTTGATGTGGAAGATGTTTTTGGCAATGAATCAAATATTTATTCTCAGATTGATCATTATCAATATGAGCCAACCAGCAGTTTTGAATTTGGCAAAGGATACTGGCTGCAGAGTGCTGAGGATTTTGTTTTTGAATCAACATTACCGATAGCTACTCATTCCATTTCCGTTGATCTTCACCCGGAATGGAATCTGATACCGAATCCACATCTTTGTGAATACGATTATTATGATCTGCGATTCAATTTAAATGGATATTCAAGAACTTATCCCTACATGGTAATTCTTGGAAAAATAGCTGATGGCGTTTATACTTTTGAAAATGGTGCTTATAAAAGAGTAGAAAAAATGCTGCCGGGAAAATCATATTATATTTATTCTTATACTTCGCAAAATGATGAGCTTTCCTGTAATTTCCGACCCTTCAATCATAGTAATCCTTCGGTTGCTCCATTTGACTGGCAGATCGAAATTACTGCCTCGCAGGAATATTCAGATAATCTTATTCTGGGAACATCGAATCAGGCTTCGGTAGAATTCGATCATAGATTTGACCTTCCCGAACCTCCGAATCCCCCTTTTGCAGATAACATGCAACTGCTCATTGATAAGCATGGTGTAAATACATTTCCATATCGCAAACTGCAGCAGGAATTCAAACCATCTCTGAATGCAAGCATAGCAGATACAGTTTCATGGGATTTCTATTTGAAACCTTCCAATATGAATTCTATTACTATGGAGTTTGACCTAACTTCATTGCCAGCAAATTGTTATGCAAGTATAAATCTGGATGGTAACAGCTGGTGTAACCTTGTAAACAATGTTTACATCTATTCTTTTTCACCTTCTCAAAACCGAATTCTGCAGGGAAACGTAGAAATTCGAAACGAGTTTACAAATACTCCAAATGATGTTCATCAAATCAGTTTATTCTCGACCTATCCAAATCCGTTCAATCCTAAAACTGTAATAAGTTTTGATCTTGCTACAAAAAGCAATGTTAAAATTGAAGTTTATAATATCAAAGGACAACTGGTTAAAACTGTTTTGAATGAAAGACTGACCGCTGGAAATCATCGAGTCGAATGGAATGGAGCAGATCAATTCAATAAAAAAGCTGCTTCCGGAATATATTTCATCAAACTGAAAACAGCTGATCATTCCCAAATGATAAAAACTTTGCTGTTGAAATAA
- a CDS encoding carboxypeptidase regulatory-like domain-containing protein: MKKIVILFLLFITLPIFAETLFFDDFEAGLNQWTVQNNGGTGVWQIWGTPYPNTYTLPAPSSGNVASADADEDYPIDCELIIASPLDLITYENIFIDFDNDFNAIDSDDWAYVDVSNDGGSTWNNVIAWNDDVRETHESVDISTYASLNSNVLIRFYSIQPGWDWWWAIDNVEVSGNLAITYDNDLAAIAIDGNTLVNGGNSENYDITVKNVGVNTQNDYSVKLYKNGSTEIASLDITTPIAADEEVVHTLVWQIPADEPQGTVTIHGEVELAGDENASNNDTNDLSVEVFPPGIVEIQVGTGTENNNRTPVCFQYLNSLTEMLYFEDELNYMTGMITELTFEYDFSNNISNSPISIWLGMTTQTNLTSGWIPSTSLDLVFDGTVGFASGTGILNIELDTPYFYEGNNLVMMVHRPMDTTSYPGSDDFLHSETPANLDRTRYERDNTMILDPASPPTGYSFEKFPNTLFTFYQGEMGNVEGYVMDDQNNPLSGADVEIEELQMVTYTDNQGYYYFGNVLVGTYNFTANKFGYSPQTTQAEVLQDQTISIDFALPALGTVDVSGHVVGSDDPNTGLDGAFVTLDGFEYYEIYTDANGDFTISGVYTNITYDLEIDYDDYETLYDEVEVGAVNLDLGTITINEMAFPPGNVVATQNDLQTEAYLNWNSPGQGGGEFRYDDGTVDFQIGFSTTPPNGVFGAAYPYMAVIQEVQWYLTSNFGTHDDVKILILGLDVNDEPDVDQVYLSTGLIDNIDDEWNSYVLDQQITALGGFFVGVITPNEYTSVALDDGVGEPWVFQSGTQFSNENWLGGNTWTDIGTISSMFQKNMLIRAYGVNMGHTDTAFPIFAKNKPDTFNNREFESYNVYRFQSNLVNNPDLWDLVGEAITDTMFTDTSWASLPLNTYQFAVTSVHTNGVESMPAFSAELEKTIAGSDPQQIPVSSNELFANYPNPFNPNTTISFNISDDNSGNVILEIFNMKGQKVKTLLNEQMESGLHFAQWNGTNDRQKPVSSGIYFYKLKTENYSSTKKMILMK; encoded by the coding sequence ATGAAAAAAATAGTTATTTTATTTCTTCTTTTTATTACTCTTCCGATTTTTGCCGAAACGCTTTTCTTCGATGATTTTGAAGCTGGTTTAAATCAGTGGACAGTACAGAATAATGGCGGAACCGGAGTCTGGCAGATATGGGGAACACCATATCCAAACACTTATACATTACCTGCTCCCTCAAGTGGTAATGTTGCTTCTGCTGATGCTGATGAGGATTATCCGATCGATTGTGAATTGATAATTGCTTCTCCTCTGGATCTGATAACTTATGAAAATATCTTTATAGATTTTGATAACGATTTCAATGCTATCGACAGCGATGACTGGGCTTATGTGGATGTAAGTAACGATGGTGGTTCTACCTGGAATAATGTGATCGCCTGGAATGATGATGTTCGTGAAACTCATGAATCGGTTGATATTTCCACTTATGCATCTCTTAATTCAAACGTGTTAATTCGTTTTTATTCTATTCAACCCGGCTGGGACTGGTGGTGGGCAATTGATAATGTTGAGGTCAGCGGAAATTTGGCAATTACTTATGATAATGATCTGGCAGCAATTGCAATAGATGGAAATACGCTGGTAAATGGTGGAAATTCTGAAAACTATGATATTACTGTAAAGAATGTAGGCGTTAACACACAAAATGATTACAGTGTTAAATTATATAAAAACGGTTCTACAGAAATTGCTTCATTAGATATAACAACACCTATTGCTGCTGATGAAGAAGTGGTTCATACTTTGGTCTGGCAGATTCCTGCAGATGAACCACAGGGTACAGTTACAATTCATGGGGAAGTGGAACTTGCCGGCGATGAGAATGCCAGCAATAATGACACGAACGATCTGAGTGTAGAAGTATTTCCTCCTGGAATTGTAGAAATTCAGGTAGGAACGGGAACCGAAAATAACAACAGAACTCCGGTTTGTTTCCAATATTTGAACAGTTTAACGGAAATGCTCTATTTTGAAGATGAACTTAATTACATGACCGGAATGATAACTGAGCTTACATTTGAATATGATTTTTCGAATAATATTTCCAACAGTCCCATTTCTATCTGGTTGGGAATGACTACTCAAACAAATCTGACTTCTGGTTGGATTCCATCTACTTCTCTTGATCTGGTTTTTGACGGCACGGTAGGCTTTGCCAGTGGAACTGGAATATTGAATATCGAACTTGATACACCATATTTTTATGAAGGCAACAATCTTGTGATGATGGTGCATCGTCCCATGGATACTACCAGTTATCCCGGTTCAGATGATTTTCTGCATTCCGAAACTCCGGCAAATCTGGATAGAACCAGATATGAACGTGATAATACAATGATTCTTGATCCTGCAAGTCCACCAACTGGTTACAGCTTCGAGAAATTTCCCAATACACTTTTCACCTTCTATCAGGGAGAAATGGGGAATGTGGAAGGATACGTGATGGACGATCAGAATAATCCTCTTTCCGGTGCAGATGTAGAGATCGAAGAATTACAAATGGTTACCTATACAGACAACCAGGGTTATTACTATTTTGGCAATGTGCTGGTGGGAACGTATAATTTTACCGCAAACAAATTCGGATATTCACCTCAAACAACTCAAGCAGAAGTTCTACAGGATCAGACCATTTCAATTGATTTTGCACTTCCAGCTCTGGGAACAGTTGATGTTTCCGGCCATGTGGTAGGAAGTGACGATCCCAATACAGGCTTGGATGGAGCATTTGTAACTTTAGACGGTTTTGAATATTACGAAATTTATACCGATGCCAATGGAGATTTCACTATTTCCGGTGTTTATACCAATATTACTTATGATCTGGAAATAGATTATGACGATTATGAAACTTTGTATGATGAAGTAGAGGTTGGTGCTGTAAATCTGGATCTGGGAACAATTACTATAAATGAAATGGCATTTCCGCCGGGAAATGTTGTTGCAACCCAGAATGATCTGCAGACGGAAGCTTATCTGAATTGGAATTCTCCCGGTCAAGGTGGAGGTGAATTCCGCTACGATGATGGAACGGTTGATTTTCAGATTGGATTCAGTACTACTCCGCCAAATGGAGTTTTTGGAGCAGCTTATCCTTACATGGCTGTAATCCAGGAAGTGCAATGGTATTTAACTTCAAATTTTGGCACTCATGATGATGTGAAGATATTAATCTTGGGTTTGGATGTCAATGATGAGCCGGATGTAGATCAGGTTTACCTTTCTACAGGTCTCATCGACAACATTGATGATGAATGGAATTCGTATGTATTGGATCAGCAGATAACAGCTCTGGGTGGTTTCTTTGTTGGTGTAATTACTCCAAACGAATATACTTCGGTTGCTTTGGATGATGGTGTTGGCGAACCATGGGTTTTTCAGAGTGGAACGCAATTTTCCAATGAAAACTGGTTGGGTGGAAACACTTGGACCGATATTGGCACGATTTCATCTATGTTCCAGAAGAATATGTTAATTCGAGCATATGGTGTAAACATGGGTCACACCGATACAGCTTTTCCAATTTTTGCAAAAAACAAACCTGATACATTCAACAACAGAGAATTTGAATCTTACAATGTGTATCGCTTCCAATCTAACCTGGTCAATAATCCCGATTTATGGGATCTGGTGGGCGAAGCAATTACAGATACAATGTTCACCGATACATCCTGGGCTTCATTACCTTTGAATACATATCAATTTGCTGTTACTTCTGTTCATACGAACGGTGTGGAATCGATGCCGGCATTTTCTGCTGAATTGGAAAAAACAATTGCGGGAAGTGATCCACAGCAAATTCCTGTCAGTTCAAATGAGCTATTTGCCAACTATCCTAATCCGTTCAATCCAAATACAACCATATCTTTTAATATTTCAGATGATAATTCTGGAAATGTTATTCTGGAAATCTTCAACATGAAAGGGCAGAAAGTAAAAACTCTGTTGAATGAACAAATGGAATCTGGTTTACACTTTGCCCAATGGAATGGAACAAACGATAGACAGAAACCTGTTTCTTCTGGAATCTATTTTTATAAATTGAAAACTGAGAATTATTCAAGTACAAAGAAAATGATTCTGATGAAATAA
- a CDS encoding prepilin-type N-terminal cleavage/methylation domain-containing protein codes for MFKKCKNQKGFSLIELLVVVVIIAILAAIAVPIYMNYVRKARSTEAQSAIAAIRSAYRVHYQTYGTTDDYDIEDAMKDTQLGNRTLKNWEFEVVGNPPDKYIATSTDEFPEKAGKQVWYDRDDATYHGYGIDEEVDQEEVVD; via the coding sequence ATGTTTAAAAAATGTAAAAATCAAAAAGGATTCAGTCTTATTGAATTGTTGGTAGTGGTTGTAATTATCGCCATTTTGGCAGCTATTGCTGTGCCAATCTACATGAATTATGTTCGTAAGGCAAGATCCACAGAAGCTCAGTCTGCGATTGCAGCTATCAGAAGTGCATACAGAGTACACTATCAAACTTATGGAACTACAGATGATTATGACATCGAAGATGCAATGAAAGATACCCAGCTTGGCAACAGAACCCTTAAGAACTGGGAATTCGAAGTTGTTGGTAACCCACCAGACAAGTACATCGCAACTTCTACAGATGAGTTTCCGGAAAAAGCCGGAAAGCAGGTTTGGTATGATAGAGATGATGCAACTTATCATGGTTATGGAATTGATGAAGAAGTTGACCAGGAAGAGGTAGTCGACTAA
- a CDS encoding type IV pilus twitching motility protein PilT translates to MTIRELLQFTSDAGASDLHLSSGSVPMVRVLGRMKKLNMPKSTPEEVEQLIYSTMNDSQKTIFKKKLEIDFSTKLDDNTRFRVNAFHQVNGMGVAFRVIPNVIKDFDELHLPEILARIAMRQRGLILVTGPTGSGKSTTLATMIDYINDHKHCHIITIEDPIEFVHYSKNSLINQREVGHDTWSFTAALRSALREDPDVILVGEMRDLETVSLALTAAETGHLVLATLHTSSATKSIDRIIDMFPKEQQAQVRSMLSESLQAVVAQTLLPMKDDSNRIPALEIMIANAAVRNLIREEKTYQIPSVIQSGTKEGMQSLDQSLYNHVMNGFLDRKVAEDIADNPKMFVSGLGF, encoded by the coding sequence TTGACAATTAGAGAACTATTGCAGTTTACATCAGATGCTGGTGCTTCGGATTTGCATTTAAGTTCTGGTTCCGTTCCTATGGTTCGTGTATTGGGCAGAATGAAAAAACTAAATATGCCCAAATCCACTCCGGAAGAAGTGGAACAACTCATTTATAGCACAATGAACGACTCTCAGAAAACCATTTTCAAGAAGAAACTGGAGATTGACTTTTCCACAAAACTTGATGATAATACACGCTTTCGTGTAAATGCTTTTCATCAGGTAAATGGAATGGGAGTAGCTTTTCGTGTTATTCCGAATGTGATTAAAGATTTTGATGAATTGCATTTACCCGAGATCCTGGCGCGTATTGCTATGAGACAGCGTGGACTTATCTTGGTTACAGGTCCTACAGGAAGCGGGAAATCAACAACTTTGGCTACTATGATCGATTATATAAACGATCATAAACATTGCCACATTATTACCATCGAAGATCCGATTGAATTTGTTCACTACAGCAAAAACTCACTTATCAACCAGCGTGAAGTTGGACATGATACCTGGTCTTTTACTGCAGCACTTCGTTCTGCACTGCGTGAAGACCCAGATGTTATTCTGGTGGGTGAGATGCGAGACCTGGAAACAGTTTCTCTGGCTCTTACAGCTGCTGAAACCGGTCACCTGGTGCTGGCAACCTTGCACACAAGTAGTGCTACCAAATCGATCGACCGTATCATCGACATGTTCCCAAAAGAACAACAAGCACAGGTTCGGTCTATGCTTTCCGAATCACTTCAAGCGGTTGTAGCTCAAACGTTATTACCCATGAAGGACGATTCGAATCGTATTCCAGCTTTGGAAATAATGATTGCCAATGCAGCAGTACGAAACTTGATCCGTGAAGAAAAAACCTATCAGATCCCTTCTGTAATTCAGTCGGGAACAAAAGAGGGTATGCAATCTCTGGATCAATCTTTGTACAATCATGTGATGAACGGATTTTTAGACAGAAAAGTAGCTGAAGATATAGCAGATAATCCTAAAATGTTTGTTAGCGGTCTGGGCTTTTAG
- a CDS encoding type II secretion system GspH family protein, whose translation MKKIRNQKGVSLIELIAGIPIATLLFATLILAMVHFVKTYQETKLFLQLQEDLYQTIEYMRYGHAHETETEGEQLIGLMTARDVQLSAAGNYLQIFPLMTNQTYAGSFWTRYTVNDDHQMEVRSRYGNSKTVETMLIFPRMKFHENQQNERPKKFGNEPQFEIMNPRDIWTVHVDDGGNAMMVDIRLEGKVRYRERQDGQSTREDIAKNTRTIVYETSVFLGNAVH comes from the coding sequence ATGAAGAAAATTAGAAATCAAAAAGGTGTATCTCTTATAGAATTGATTGCCGGAATTCCGATCGCAACTCTTTTGTTTGCTACTTTGATATTGGCTATGGTGCATTTTGTAAAAACGTATCAGGAAACAAAATTGTTTCTGCAATTGCAGGAAGACCTCTATCAGACTATCGAATATATGCGTTATGGTCATGCACATGAAACCGAAACTGAAGGTGAACAATTGATCGGTTTGATGACAGCGAGAGATGTACAGCTCTCTGCTGCCGGAAATTATTTGCAGATTTTTCCTCTTATGACCAATCAGACTTATGCCGGTTCATTCTGGACCAGGTATACGGTAAATGATGATCATCAGATGGAAGTAAGAAGCAGATACGGGAATTCCAAAACGGTTGAAACTATGCTGATCTTTCCAAGAATGAAATTCCATGAAAATCAACAGAATGAACGTCCGAAGAAATTCGGAAACGAACCGCAGTTTGAAATAATGAACCCGCGCGATATTTGGACGGTTCACGTTGATGATGGTGGAAATGCCATGATGGTAGATATTAGATTGGAAGGAAAAGTTAGATATCGAGAAAGACAAGATGGGCAATCAACTAGAGAAGATATTGCGAAAAATACAAGAACGATTGTATATGAAACTTCTGTGTTTTTGGGAAATGCTGTACATTAA